The Brassica napus cultivar Da-Ae chromosome C7, Da-Ae, whole genome shotgun sequence genome has a segment encoding these proteins:
- the LOC106433644 gene encoding cationic amino acid transporter 6, chloroplastic-like: protein MSKYFHSLSQTPHRLKSRMLATWTPDQEVNQVRLRSGADMKRKLRWFDLVSLGVGGMLGVGVFVTTGPVARDISGPAVFISYMIAGFSAVLSSLCYTEFSVNVPVAGGAFSYLRVTFGEFIGYFGGVNILLEYVLSNAAVARSFTEYMCTAIGVSDPNAWRVKVIGLAKGYNELDFPAVVLVLLLTLCLCHSTKESSMLNLVMTVFHVIFFGFVIIAGFCHGDGVKALVEPRGLTPYGARGVVNGAAVVYFSYIGYDTVSTLAEEIQNPSFSLPVGIIGSVSVVSVLYCLMSLVLCVMVPYNEISKSASYAVAFRRIGWGWAGNVVGAGASLGIVASLLVAMLGQARYLCVIGRARLVPSWLAKVHPSTGTPLNATLFLGICTATIALFTDLEIVMELISLGTLCVFYLVANALIYRKYTLTGQNAPFRTLSFLALLSFFSLAFSLWWKLNKPWWGLTLFIVITIAVTALFQYHTWSISSTTNKNLLTPSCPSKWSVPFMPWPAAASVFLNVFLTTTLKTLSFQRFAIWTCLVTMFYVLYGVHRTYEAEEMGRVDVVEIHVTSTRVQPDKLDNVQMAIP from the exons ATGTCAAAGTACTTTCACAGCCTCTCACAAACACCACACAGGCTCAAGTCCAGGATGCTCGCCACGTGGACTCCCGACCAAGAGGTCAACCAAGTCCGACTCCGTTCAGGCGCCGACATGAAGCGCAAGCTCCGGTGGTTCGACCTCGTCTCTCTCGGCGTCGGCGGAATGCTCGGAGTCGGTGTCTTCGTGACCACCGGACCCGTCGCACGTGACATCTCTGGCCCGGCAGTATTCATTTCCTACATGATCGCTGGTTTCTCGGCAGTTTTGTCCTCACTCTGCTACACCGAGTTCTCAGTTAACGTCCCTGTCGCTGGTGGAGCTTTTAGTTATCTCCGAGTCACTTTCG GTGAGTTCATCGGGTATTTTGGAGGAGTCAACATACTATTGGAGTATGTTTTGTCCAACGCGGCGGTTGCTAGAAGCTTTACGGAGTATATGTGTACTGCGATTGGCGTTTCTGATCCAAACGCTTGGAGAGTTAAAGTAATTGGTCTCGCGAAAGGTTACAATGAACTTGATTTTCCTGCGGTCGTACTTGTTCTTCTCCTCACTCTTTGCCTTTGTCATAG cACGAAGGAAAGCTCCATGCTGAACCTAGTGATGACGGTGTTCCACGTAATATTCTTCGGGTTTGTAATAATCGCCGGATTCTGTCACGGTGACGGAGTCAAGGCGCTGGTGGAGCCTCGAGGCCTTACTCCCTACGGTGCTCGCGGAGTGGTTAACGGAGCTGCCGTCGTGTACTTCAGCTACATCGGGTACGACACCGTTTCCACTCTTGCTGAAGAGATCCAAAACCCTTCCTTCAGTCTCCCCGTCGGAATCATTGGCTCCGTCTCCGTCGTCTCCGTCCTCTATTGCCTCATGTCTCTCGTACTCTGCGTCATGGTTCCGTACAATGAG ATATCAAAGAGCGCGTCGTACGCGGTTGCTTTTCGGAGGATCGGGTGGGGTTGGGCAGGGAACGTGGTTGGTGCAGGTGCCAGTCTAGGAATCGTGGCATCGCTTTTGGTGGCGATGTTAGGGCAAGCGAGATATCTCTGTGTGATCGGAAGAGCCAGACTGGTCCCTTCATGGCTCGCCAAGGTTCATCCTTCTACAGGAACTCCCTTGAACGCTACACTCTTTCTCG GTATATGCACAGCAACAATTGCGTTATTCACCGATCTAGAAATAGTGATGGAGCTGATTTCACTCGGAACACTCTGTGTTTTCTACCTAGTCGCAAACGCTCTTATCTATCGCAAATACACCTTAACAGGCCAAAACGCACCCTTTCGCACACTCTCGTTCCTTGCCCTCCTCTCTTTTTTCTCGCTAGCGTTCTCCCTCTGGTGGAAACTAAACAAACCGTGGTGGGGCCTGACGCTATTTATCGTGATCACAATAGCGGTAACTGCGCTTTTCCAATACCACACGTGGTCGATCTCGTCTACGACTAATAAGAATCTTCTGACACCATCCTGTCCCTCCAAATGGTCGGTACCGTTCATGCCGTGGCCGGCAGCAGCTTCAGTGTTCCTTAACGTTTTTCTAACGACAACACTGAAAACGCTGTCGTTTCAGAGGTTTGCGATTTGGACGTGCCTTGTAACGATGTTCTATGTGCTGTATGGCGTTCATAGGACTTATGAGGCGGAAGAGATGGGTAGAGTAGATGTTGTTGAAATTCATGTGACTAGCACGAGGGTGCAACCGGATAAGTTGGACAACGTTCAAATGGCAATTCCTTAA
- the LOC125590652 gene encoding pentatricopeptide repeat-containing protein At1g10270-like, with translation MLGHRVHFLINEVSDLDSAANHARLAVRKRLNPEKALFTCNAMLLIKPDIAACNLIIKSHCEEGRLDNALRLYNHLLRHPPSPNHKTYDLLTKALVDAGMMDQALELLLRGRAELFNFQQPGMYMNLIGGFLQQGNLDMAYQLGDDFKTCSIRNKITVLNSVFVEYLFKQGNDEKAMELYRNSLNNDGFTANGHVGHPYLEVLLKYGKKTQAWALFEYMLDNYDECIGLGDETVNLMLNECIKEGKFSDAVNILAKSKAKLKYFPVGAYRNLITKLCHNARLSEAESVFDEWLKQEFTKPDDATYTSLIHAYIKAERVEDAIETVNQLMAAKLRRVTNMCL, from the exons ATGCTTGGTCATCGAGTCCACTTCCTGATCAACGAAGTTTCTGACCTCGACAGTGCAGCCAATCACGCTCGTTTAGCTGTGAGGAAGAGGTTGAACCCCGAAAAGGCCCTCTTTACCTGCAATGCAATGCTGCTG ATTAAGCCTGACATCGCTGCCTGCAATCTCATCATCAAATCCCACTGCGAGGAAGGCCGCCTTGACAACGCTCTTCGACTGTACAACCACCTCTTGCGCCACCCTCCTTCCCCGAACCACAAGACATACGACCTTTTGACCAAAGCCCTGGTCGATGCAGGAATGATGGACCAGGCTCTGGAACTTTTGTTGAGAGGAAGGGCTGAGTTATTCAATTTCCAACAGCCAGGCATGTACATGAACCTCATTGGTGGCTTCTTGCAACAAGGGAATCTTGACATGGCGTATCAGCTCGGGGACGACTTTAAGACGTGTTCCATACGCAACAAAATCACAGTACTGAACTCAGTATTcgtagagtatttgttcaagcAAGGCAATGATGAGAAGGCTATGGAGCTGTACAGGAACTCTTTAAACAACGACGGCTTCACAGCAAACGGACACGTGGGCCATCCTTATTTGGAAGTGTTGCTCAAGTACGGCAAGAAAACCCAAGCCTGGGCATTATTCGAATATATGCTTGACAATTACGACGAATGCATTGGGTTAGGCGACGAGACTGTTAATTTGATGCTGAACGAGTGTATCAAGGAGGGGAAGTTTAGCGATGCAGTCAACATCTTGGCCAAGTCCAAggcaaaattaaaatactttcCTGTGGGAGCTTACAGGAACCTTATTACAAAGTTGTGTCATAATGCGAGGTTGTCCGAGGCTGAGAGTGTGTTTGATGAATGGTTGAAACAAGAATTTACGAAACCAGATGATGCAACTTACACATCATTGATTCATGCATATATTAAGGCTGAAAGAGTTGAGGATGCCATTGAAACAGTAAACCAGTTGATGGCTGCTAAACTCCGCAGGGTTACTAACATGTGTCTCTAA